One window of the Emcibacter sp. genome contains the following:
- a CDS encoding cytochrome P450, with protein MGDYANSTGTGCPLSALSDTFHLTNEQLEETFHRARAERPVFYLEDIGFWAVTKYEDIKVVLGDKERFSSEITLEPLAPVAPEVLQLFKDRGFSPRPTLSNNERDDHARIRNNALKAFSPARMKKLEPYIRQLVNEAINSFEADKKADLVRQMVYELPALVLFKLLGIPDGDVQKIKMWADSRLILSFGRPSVADQLVAAGHMADYWDYCLAHVRKRMEHPEDDLPSDMLATRNGDDSILTVEDINNVVFGLLLAGHETTTNMSGNAVLSLLEDLKNWDALVADPSLIKNAVEECLRFRPSVVAWRRLVKEPVELSGVKIPAGERILCYLPSGNRDEEVFDNGEVLDLHRKDARSHVSFGYGRHFCLGAALARFELKVLLEELTRRLPGVRLCEGQDFEAVEAVQFRGPKELWIEWD; from the coding sequence ATGGGAGATTACGCAAATTCAACAGGTACCGGCTGTCCGCTTTCGGCCTTGTCCGATACCTTTCATCTGACCAATGAACAGTTGGAGGAAACCTTCCACAGGGCGCGGGCGGAACGTCCCGTCTTTTATCTGGAGGATATTGGTTTCTGGGCCGTAACGAAGTATGAGGACATCAAGGTTGTTCTCGGCGACAAAGAACGTTTCTCATCCGAAATAACCCTTGAACCGCTTGCGCCGGTGGCGCCTGAGGTTCTGCAGCTGTTTAAGGATCGGGGATTTTCGCCCCGGCCGACCCTGTCCAATAACGAGCGGGATGACCACGCCCGCATCCGTAATAATGCGCTCAAGGCCTTTTCCCCGGCGCGGATGAAAAAGCTCGAGCCCTATATCCGCCAGCTTGTGAATGAGGCCATCAACAGTTTCGAGGCGGACAAAAAAGCCGATCTGGTCCGCCAGATGGTGTATGAGCTGCCGGCACTGGTGCTGTTTAAACTTCTGGGTATTCCGGACGGGGACGTGCAGAAAATCAAGATGTGGGCGGACAGCCGGCTGATTCTGTCCTTCGGTCGCCCCTCGGTCGCTGATCAGCTTGTGGCGGCAGGTCATATGGCCGACTATTGGGACTATTGCCTGGCCCATGTGCGAAAACGGATGGAACACCCGGAAGACGATCTGCCGAGCGACATGCTGGCGACCCGCAATGGCGACGACAGTATCCTGACCGTGGAAGATATCAACAATGTGGTGTTCGGCTTGTTGCTGGCTGGCCATGAAACCACCACCAACATGTCGGGCAATGCGGTGCTCAGTCTGCTGGAAGACCTGAAAAACTGGGACGCCCTTGTCGCTGATCCTTCGCTCATAAAAAATGCGGTGGAGGAATGCCTCAGGTTCCGGCCCTCGGTGGTGGCCTGGCGACGGCTGGTGAAGGAACCGGTGGAGCTTTCCGGCGTGAAAATTCCGGCTGGCGAGCGGATTCTCTGTTACCTGCCGTCCGGCAACCGGGATGAAGAGGTTTTCGACAATGGCGAAGTCCTGGATCTTCATCGCAAGGATGCCCGCTCCCATGTTTCCTTTGGCTATGGCCGGCATTTCTGTCTCGGGGCGGCTCTGGCCCGCTTTGAACTTAAGGTTCTGCTGGAAGAGCTGACCAGACGGCTGCCCGGAGTGCGTCTTTGTGAAGGCCAGGATTTTGAAGCGGTGGAAGCCGTTCAGTTTCGCGGGCCCAAGGAACTCTGGATCGAGTGGGATTAA
- a CDS encoding MarR family winged helix-turn-helix transcriptional regulator: MTDDITPYKQVNGHKVLNIENDCTYFFVAIANRLSSSASARYRKKFGVGIVEWRCMVMLAMEEGVSAARISQVGGINKALVSRSLARLEKLGHVQDHEDTKRKPRLLQFTESGRALYDRMLEQALEREEKLREGLSGTEVRELLRMLHIVSGNVNRLETER; the protein is encoded by the coding sequence ATGACCGACGACATAACCCCTTACAAACAAGTCAATGGACACAAGGTCCTGAATATTGAAAATGACTGCACCTATTTTTTTGTCGCCATAGCCAACCGGTTATCCAGCAGCGCATCCGCCCGGTATCGGAAAAAATTCGGCGTCGGCATTGTCGAATGGCGCTGCATGGTCATGCTGGCGATGGAGGAAGGGGTGAGTGCTGCCCGGATCAGCCAGGTCGGCGGCATCAACAAGGCTTTGGTCAGCCGCTCGCTGGCCCGGCTTGAGAAACTTGGTCATGTGCAGGACCATGAAGATACAAAGCGAAAACCCCGGCTCCTGCAATTCACAGAAAGTGGCAGGGCGCTATATGATCGAATGCTTGAACAGGCTCTGGAACGGGAAGAAAAATTGCGGGAGGGTCTTTCCGGTACCGAAGTCAGGGAACTTCTGAGAATGCTGCATATTGTTTCGGGAAATGTGAACAGGCTGGAAACGGAGCGCTGA
- a CDS encoding LacI family DNA-binding transcriptional regulator, protein MTGKRVTIKDLARAVGVNPSTVSRALNPSTRHLITEEVIEKITRAADEMGYFPNRMAAALVHNKSHTIGLIISTITNPVFPPVVCGLEEVLYKAGYTLVTMSSNNIEDYERTAYGRIRERAIDGCILASAVRQDPVVDEFLKQGFPLVLVNRMTDRQDVHAVINDDEAGMRLAIDHLTGLGHRKIAHITGPMEVSTCFARLQGFTASMKSKGLSPEYVMHTTSFTAEAGFRAMKELLALKADITAVAAGSDLLALGCLDAIRDAGLSCPADISVTGYNDIPMMDRISPALTTVTVPQLEIGQKAAETLLALLEGTEKDDEKRGNIIKVTPSLSIRESTRPVGWWSP, encoded by the coding sequence ATGACCGGTAAAAGGGTGACAATCAAAGATCTGGCGAGGGCTGTCGGGGTGAATCCTTCGACGGTTTCACGGGCCTTGAATCCTTCAACACGGCATTTGATAACCGAAGAGGTTATCGAAAAAATTACCAGGGCCGCCGATGAAATGGGATATTTTCCCAACCGCATGGCGGCCGCGCTGGTACATAATAAATCCCATACCATCGGCCTGATTATCTCGACAATTACAAATCCCGTGTTTCCGCCTGTGGTTTGCGGACTTGAGGAGGTGTTGTACAAGGCCGGATATACATTGGTGACGATGAGCAGCAACAATATAGAGGATTATGAAAGAACGGCCTACGGGCGCATACGGGAACGCGCAATTGACGGCTGTATTTTGGCCTCGGCTGTCCGCCAGGATCCGGTTGTAGATGAATTTCTCAAGCAGGGCTTTCCCCTCGTTCTGGTCAACCGGATGACGGATCGTCAGGATGTGCATGCCGTGATCAATGACGATGAAGCCGGGATGCGGCTGGCCATTGATCACCTGACCGGCCTTGGCCATAGAAAGATCGCGCATATTACCGGCCCGATGGAGGTCTCCACCTGTTTTGCCCGCCTTCAGGGTTTCACGGCCAGTATGAAAAGCAAGGGGCTCTCCCCCGAATATGTGATGCACACAACAAGTTTCACGGCGGAAGCAGGTTTTCGGGCCATGAAAGAACTGCTCGCCCTGAAGGCGGATATCACGGCGGTGGCGGCCGGGAGCGACCTTCTGGCGCTTGGGTGTCTGGATGCCATTCGTGACGCGGGCTTGTCGTGCCCGGCGGACATTTCAGTTACGGGGTATAATGATATTCCCATGATGGACCGTATTTCACCGGCGCTTACAACTGTGACAGTCCCTCAGCTGGAAATCGGGCAAAAAGCTGCCGAGACCCTTCTTGCCCTGCTGGAGGGGACGGAAAAAGATGATGAGAAACGCGGCAATATTATCAAGGTAACGCCCTCACTCTCCATTCGGGAATCGACCCGCCCTGTCGGCTGGTGGTCTCCCTGA
- a CDS encoding NAD(P)/FAD-dependent oxidoreductase, which translates to MDYDFIIVGSGINSLVAAALLSRKGHKVCVLERNDWIGGCIKTAEVTLPGFHHDVFSGFHPLFVTSPAYAELAEELHANGLEYVNTDKPTAAVLPDGRNFILWKDRQENVAAMEKLGTGQGEAYTRSMADIEQNTDLIFGLLGAELWKFSTLKLLVKAAWNRGLHGLSSFFGLSLNNCRNWLEADFSSDEIKACFAPWILHTGLEPDSPLSGLMGKLISFTLEVAGMPIVKGGSENLVRALSAIIEKNGGSLMTGQDVKRVLVENGRTTGVETADGVVCKARKAVICNVTPTQLYGSLLKDENIPGVTRTEAANYRYGNGDMQIHLALDRMPEWTDPALNDVAMVHLSSGVDSVSRSVNQARRGLLPDESTVVVAQPTALDPSRAPDGKAILWLQLQELPFHIRGDAAAEITPPADGLWDEATKEAYADRIIDRLAVHIPGLKEMILGRHILSPRDLAQQNVNLVNGDPYSGSCGIEQFMLWRPLKSAKNHETPIRGLYHIGASTHPGPGLAGTSGYLVAQNF; encoded by the coding sequence ATGGACTATGATTTTATCATTGTCGGCAGCGGCATCAATTCACTGGTCGCGGCGGCGTTGCTGTCTCGCAAGGGTCACAAGGTCTGTGTTCTGGAGCGGAACGACTGGATCGGCGGCTGCATCAAAACCGCGGAAGTGACCCTGCCCGGCTTCCATCATGACGTATTTTCCGGCTTTCACCCCCTGTTTGTGACCTCGCCCGCCTATGCGGAACTGGCAGAAGAACTGCACGCCAACGGACTGGAGTATGTCAACACGGATAAACCCACCGCCGCCGTCCTGCCCGACGGGCGGAACTTTATCCTGTGGAAGGACCGGCAGGAAAATGTCGCCGCCATGGAAAAACTCGGCACCGGCCAGGGCGAGGCTTACACTCGCTCCATGGCTGATATCGAGCAGAATACCGACCTGATTTTCGGCCTTCTGGGCGCCGAACTGTGGAAGTTTTCCACCCTGAAGCTGCTGGTAAAAGCCGCCTGGAACCGGGGACTGCACGGCCTCAGTTCCTTTTTCGGCCTGTCGCTGAACAATTGCCGAAACTGGCTTGAAGCTGACTTCAGTTCGGACGAGATCAAAGCCTGTTTCGCTCCCTGGATCCTGCATACGGGCCTTGAACCCGACAGTCCCCTGTCCGGCCTGATGGGCAAACTGATCAGCTTTACCCTGGAAGTGGCCGGCATGCCCATCGTCAAAGGCGGCAGCGAAAATCTGGTCAGGGCGCTCAGCGCCATTATCGAGAAAAACGGCGGCAGCCTGATGACCGGCCAGGATGTCAAACGGGTTCTTGTGGAAAACGGCCGGACAACCGGCGTGGAGACGGCGGACGGGGTTGTTTGCAAGGCCCGCAAGGCAGTGATCTGTAATGTCACCCCGACCCAGCTTTATGGATCATTGCTGAAAGATGAAAATATCCCCGGCGTCACCCGTACGGAAGCGGCAAACTATCGCTACGGCAACGGTGATATGCAGATCCATCTGGCGCTGGACAGAATGCCCGAGTGGACGGATCCGGCTCTGAATGATGTCGCCATGGTTCATCTGTCTTCCGGCGTGGACAGTGTTTCCCGCTCGGTCAACCAGGCCCGGCGCGGTCTCCTGCCCGATGAATCCACCGTTGTCGTCGCCCAGCCCACCGCCCTTGATCCCTCCCGCGCACCGGACGGCAAAGCCATTCTCTGGCTGCAGCTTCAGGAACTTCCCTTCCACATCAGGGGGGATGCGGCCGCTGAAATCACACCGCCTGCCGACGGCCTGTGGGACGAGGCCACCAAAGAGGCCTATGCGGACCGTATCATCGATCGTCTGGCCGTCCATATTCCGGGACTTAAGGAAATGATCCTCGGCCGTCATATCCTCTCCCCCAGGGATCTGGCCCAACAGAATGTCAACCTGGTCAACGGCGATCCCTATTCAGGGTCCTGCGGTATTGAACAATTCATGCTGTGGCGGCCGCTGAAATCCGCAAAGAACCATGAGACTCCCATCAGGGGGCTCTATCATATCGGCGCCTCCACCCATCCGGGACCGGGTCTTGCCGGCACCTCCGGTTATCTGGTGGCGCAGAATTTCTGA